GGTCATGCGCCAATCCCTTTCGGCAATGCAGGAGCGTCGGCCATCCTGCCGCTGGCGGCGATCATCTCCGATACCTCCACCGGGCGGCCGCCTTGCTCGGCCGATCGCAGGGCGGCGTAGAAGACCGCGGTTTTCTCCAGCAGCACCTGGTGGGGCACCGGCTCGACGCCGGTGCGGAAGAAGCGGGCCATGTGCCTCAGCAGCGAGTCGTAGGAGACTTCGAAGCGGATCTCCTTTCCCTCGCGCTCGGCCCCAAACATCTTCAGCCGGAATCCATACCAGCTTGCGCCGGGGCCGATCATCTGCATCACACCGCGGGCGGGGCCCACCGGCGCGTCGGCGCCGTACTCGACATAGACCACGACCGGGGCGCTGGCGAGGTGCGGGTGTTCGGGCGTCCGGTCGAGGCTGACCGCTTGCACCCTGCTGATGCCGGTTCCCAGGACGCTCGTCAGGCACGCGATCGCGTGGGGGAGGTAGAAGACAAGATGGTCAGTGGGCCCGGTCACGGTGAACACCGCGAGGGGGCCGATGTCGGCGAGCTGCCGCTGCGCCCGCCTGGCCGCGGCGGTGTGAAAGAGAGCGGAGGCGGAGTAGATCTTCGCATGGTACCGGCGCGCCAGGCGGACGATTTCGGTGGCCTGCTCCATGCTGCCGGCGAAGGGCCGATTGAAGAAGACGCGCTTGCCCGCCTCCAGGAACGGGCGGCCGAGTTCGAGGTAGCGCTCAGGGAAGAGCTCGGTGATGAGGATGCCCTCGACCTGCTCTCCCGCTTCCCAGGGTTCGCTGACGCGCGTCGCCCCCACGGCCGCCGCCGTCGCCGCGGCCGCCTGCGGGTCCGCGTCCCAGACGTTCGCTGGGGTCATGCCGAACTTCGCGCCTTCCGGCCGGGACAGCAGGTCCGCCCAGATTCTGCCGTGGCCTCCCTCCGCACAGCCGACTATCCCCAGTCGGATCGCCCGTTTCATTTCGCTGTTACCCCGCTGTTCGATCAAGACCAGGGGCCTGCTTCACCCGGCGGGAGACGGCGTCAGCCACGGCGGGGCGGCCATCGTCATGGATGACAACTGTCTCGAGCGCCCGTTGCGGCCGGCGCGGTTGCGGGCAAGGCATGCCTGGCCCTACCGCTGCTGCTCCGCGACCACCCGCGCGATGAACTCGATGGCGCCGCCGACGGTCTTGACCTTGACCGCCTCGTCCTCGTCCATCTCGATGTCGAACTCGTCCTCGAAGGCGGCGATGAGCTCCATGCTCTGCAGCGAATCCGCGCCCAGGGTCGCCACGAAATAGGCGTCATCGGTGACCTTGGCGGGATCGGCCTTGAGCTGCTTCGCCACCACCTGGCGGACGCGATCGGCGATTGCATCGTCGGACATGGCAACTCCCTCTTTGAATACGGGCTGCGCGCTCGCGTCGCCGGCATCGCGGGCGCGGGACGCGAACCGCTATCTGCGCGCCTTGCGTATGGCTTCGTTTCTCTCCGTCTTGGTCATCTCGCGCACAGTGCGCAAGAGCTCGATGTCGTCGGCGGTCAGCTCGACCCCGCGGCGCCCCATGGCGGTGCGCGCGGTGGCAATGAAGGCGTCGAACCCCCCGCCCTTGGCGACGTGGCCGTTGTAGTACCAGGCGAAGGAGGGGATGTACTTGGGCAGGATCTCGGAGCCGCCGAGGATGAGGCAGCCGACGCCGACGATGGTGCCGGTATTGAACAGGGTGCCGATGCTGGTCTTGGTGTGGTCGCCGATGAAGCAGCCGACCTTGATCGAGCCGGAGTCCACCAGCTCGCCGCGGAGGTAGAGCTCGACGTTGCCGTAGTCGTTCTTGAGGTCGCTGTTGGTGGTGAGCGCCCCCAGGTTGACCCCCTCGCCGACATAGGCGTGCCCCAGGAAGCCGTCGTGATACTTGTTGGAGTAACCGTGGATGATGCTCTCCTCGACCTCGCCGCCGACGCGGCACATGGGGCCGATGGCGCAGCCCTCGCGGATCTTGCCGCCGACGATGTGGGTGTCGGGGCCGATGCAGCTGGGGCCCTCGATGCGCGTGTGGGGGAAGACCTTCGCCCCCGCCTCGATGATGATCGGGCCGCCGTGGGTGTCGAGCACCACCAGCGGGTGCACCTGCGCCCCGGGGGCGACATAGACGCGATCAGCGGGGCCGTAGATCACCGACATCTCGGCCATTTCCCCGCGCACGCCTTTCTGCGGCAGGGCCTCGAAATCAGCCTCGATGCACTTGCCGTTGTGCTCGATGAGGTCCCAGGGATAGCGGATGAGCGTCTGCGGCGCGGGCACGGTCTTGACCTTCTGCCGCGCGCGCGCCAGCAACGTCACCGCGTCCGGTGCGTCGAGCGCCTCCGCAGTGGCGGCGCTCAGGCGCGCGTACGCGACGTCATCGCCGGACATACCGATCTCGTCGTCGCCCGCAGCCGCCGGCCAGTCGCCGAGCGCCAACATGCGCCCGTTCACCAGCAGCAAGTCGTCGCCGCGCAGCGCCGCCGGGTCGTTGACCGGCGCCCCCGCGACGCGCCGATACACGGGCGCGAGGTGGTCGCGCGCGAAATAGCAGTGGGCGCGCGGCCCTATAGGCCACGCGGGGCCAGTTTCGCGACTTCTACAGGAAGTCGCGCCCGCATGTGCGTATCCCCGCAGGATGCGCTCGCGCAAGCTGACTGCCCCGCAGCGCAGCTCAAAGGTCGGCCGCACCAGGTTCATAGGCGCCAGGTCCTCGACCTTGGCGTCCTCGAATATGCAGATCCTCATTCACACCTCCGCTATCGCTCGCCCGCCATCCCGCCGCCGGCGGACACCGCCTGCAGGGCGTCGCGGGCGATGAGCAGCTCCTCATTCGATGGAATCACGAGCACGGCGATGGCGCTGGTCGGCGCGCTGATGAGCGCCGCCTCGCCCGCGCACGCCTGATTGCGCGCCGTCTCCAGCCCCAGGCCCAGGCTCGCCAGCCCGGCGCAGACGCGGGCGCGGATCTCGGGCGAGCGCTCGCCGATGCCGCCGGTGAAGACCACCGCGTCGGCCCCGCCCAGCACCGCCAAGTAGGCCCCGATATACTTCTTCACGCGGTAGGCGAAGACCTCCAGGCACGCCCTCGCGCGCTCGTCGCCCGCGGCCGCGGCCTGCTCGATGGGGCGCAGGTCGTTGCTGATGCCGGACAGCCCCAGCAGGCCGCTGCGCTTATTGAGCAGGTCATCAATCTCGGCCATGCCCAGATTCAGGTGCCCCCCCAGGTAGAAGAACAGCCCCGGGTCGAGGTCACCCGAGCGCGTGCCCATCGGCACCCCCTCGAGCGGAGTCATGCCCATGCTGGTGTCCACCGACGTGCCGCCGGCGATGGCGGCGAGGCTGCAGCCGTTGCCGAGGTGGCAGGTGATGAGCCGCAGGTCGGCGGGGTCGCGGCCCAGCATCTGCGCCGCCCGTGCCGCCGCGTAGCGGTGGGAGGTGCCGTGGAACCCGTAGCGGCGGATGCCGTGCTCCTGGTAGAGCTCGTAGGGGATGGCGTAGAGATAGGCCTGGCGCGGCATGGCGTGATGGAAAGCGGTATCGAACACCGCGATGTGGGGCTGGTCGGGGAAGCGCCGGCGGGCGATCTCGATGCCGGCGAGGTTGGCGGGGTTGTGCAGGGGCGCGAGCGGGATGGTGTCGCGGATGGCACGCATCACCTCGTCGTCAATCACCGTCGAGGCGATGAAGGCCTCGCCGCCGTGCACCACGCGATGCCCCACCGCCGCCAACTGCGCGCGCCCATGCAGCGGCGCGTGCGGCGTCTCCACCAAGTGGTGGATGATGTGGCCGAAGGCCTCATCGTAGTCGGCGACGCGCTCGGCCCAACCCTGCTCGCGGCCCGCGGTGCGCTGCGAGATGTAGGAGGTCTCCTCGCCGATGCGCTCGATGAGGCCGCGCGCGAGGGCGCTTTCGTCCTCCATGTCGAACAAGCGGTACTTGACCGACGAACTGCCGCAGTTGATGACCAGCACGAAGCTCATGGGGCGCCCCCGGTGTCGCCCCGGGGCCGTCCACGGGGGCACCGTCCCGGCGCCGCCTGCGCCTGCACCACGGTGATGGCGGTCACCGCCACGATGTCCTTGATTCTCGCCCCGCGCGACAGATCATTCACCGGCAGCGCGTAGCCCTGGAGGATGGGCCCGATCGCCCGTGCTCCCGCCAGGCGCTCGGTCAGCTTGTAGGCGATGTTGCCGCTGTCGAGATCGGGGAAGATGAGGACGTTCGCCCGGCCCGCCACCGGGCTGTCGGGGGCCTTGGACGCCGCCACCTGCGGCACCAGCGCCGCGTCCGCCTGCAGGTCGCCGTCGTAGATGGTATTGGGATCCATCTCCCGCGCCAGCTCCA
The nucleotide sequence above comes from Armatimonadota bacterium. Encoded proteins:
- a CDS encoding Gfo/Idh/MocA family oxidoreductase; the protein is MKRAIRLGIVGCAEGGHGRIWADLLSRPEGAKFGMTPANVWDADPQAAAATAAAVGATRVSEPWEAGEQVEGILITELFPERYLELGRPFLEAGKRVFFNRPFAGSMEQATEIVRLARRYHAKIYSASALFHTAAARRAQRQLADIGPLAVFTVTGPTDHLVFYLPHAIACLTSVLGTGISRVQAVSLDRTPEHPHLASAPVVVYVEYGADAPVGPARGVMQMIGPGASWYGFRLKMFGAEREGKEIRFEVSYDSLLRHMARFFRTGVEPVPHQVLLEKTAVFYAALRSAEQGGRPVEVSEMIAASGRMADAPALPKGIGA
- the acpP gene encoding acyl carrier protein, with protein sequence MSDDAIADRVRQVVAKQLKADPAKVTDDAYFVATLGADSLQSMELIAAFEDEFDIEMDEDEAVKVKTVGGAIEFIARVVAEQQR
- a CDS encoding putative sugar nucleotidyl transferase; its protein translation is MRICIFEDAKVEDLAPMNLVRPTFELRCGAVSLRERILRGYAHAGATSCRSRETGPAWPIGPRAHCYFARDHLAPVYRRVAGAPVNDPAALRGDDLLLVNGRMLALGDWPAAAGDDEIGMSGDDVAYARLSAATAEALDAPDAVTLLARARQKVKTVPAPQTLIRYPWDLIEHNGKCIEADFEALPQKGVRGEMAEMSVIYGPADRVYVAPGAQVHPLVVLDTHGGPIIIEAGAKVFPHTRIEGPSCIGPDTHIVGGKIREGCAIGPMCRVGGEVEESIIHGYSNKYHDGFLGHAYVGEGVNLGALTTNSDLKNDYGNVELYLRGELVDSGSIKVGCFIGDHTKTSIGTLFNTGTIVGVGCLILGGSEILPKYIPSFAWYYNGHVAKGGGFDAFIATARTAMGRRGVELTADDIELLRTVREMTKTERNEAIRKARR
- a CDS encoding acetate kinase; translated protein: MSFVLVINCGSSSVKYRLFDMEDESALARGLIERIGEETSYISQRTAGREQGWAERVADYDEAFGHIIHHLVETPHAPLHGRAQLAAVGHRVVHGGEAFIASTVIDDEVMRAIRDTIPLAPLHNPANLAGIEIARRRFPDQPHIAVFDTAFHHAMPRQAYLYAIPYELYQEHGIRRYGFHGTSHRYAAARAAQMLGRDPADLRLITCHLGNGCSLAAIAGGTSVDTSMGMTPLEGVPMGTRSGDLDPGLFFYLGGHLNLGMAEIDDLLNKRSGLLGLSGISNDLRPIEQAAAAGDERARACLEVFAYRVKKYIGAYLAVLGGADAVVFTGGIGERSPEIRARVCAGLASLGLGLETARNQACAGEAALISAPTSAIAVLVIPSNEELLIARDALQAVSAGGGMAGER